The following coding sequences lie in one Chionomys nivalis chromosome 8, mChiNiv1.1, whole genome shotgun sequence genomic window:
- the Slc35g1 gene encoding solute carrier family 35 member G1 — MEPPESAAELEADAVELSEPELRLADPASPGLEHADVEAADAPGRGRCWPHGAWVCGSSREPEGKKKAPCPGLGLFYTVLSAFLFSVASIFVKKVQDVHAVEISAFRCVFQLLVIVPCLIYRKTGFIGPKGQRLFLLLRGIFGSSAMILMYYAFQTTSLADATVIAFSCPMFTSIFAWIFLKEKYSLWDAFFTLFAFAGVILIVRPPFLFGSDTSGMSKNYSDHIKGTFAAIGHAVLSAMTLVILRKMGKSVDYFLSIWYYVILGLLECIIILFAIGGWSLPYCGLDRLFLILIGLLGLGGQIFITKAVQVEKAGPVAIMKTMDVVFAFIFQIAFFNNIPTWWTVGGALCVVASTTGSTIRRWIQSSK; from the exons ATGGAGCCCCCGGAGAGCGCGGCGGAGCTCGAAGCCGACGCGGTGGAGCTGAGCGAGCCGGAGCTGCGACTCGCGGACCCCGCGTCCCCCGGCTTGGAGCATGCGGACGTCGAGGCGGCGGACGCCCCCGGCCGCGGCAGGTGTTGGCCGCACGGAGCCTGGGTGTGCGGCTCGTCCCGGGAGCCCG AAGGCAAGAAGAAAGCACCCTGCCCTGGACTTGGCTTGTTTTACACAGTGTTGTCCgccttccttttctcagtggcCTCTATATTTGTTAAAAAAGTGCAAGACGTCCATGCTGTAGAGATCAGTGCATTTCGATGTGTGTTCCAATTGCTAGTTattgttccttgcttaatatacAGAAA AACTGGGTTCATAGGACCCAAAGGTCAGCggcttttccttcttctcagagGGATCTTTGGTTCCAGTGCCATGATCCTTATGTACTATGCTTTCCAGACGACGTCCCTCGCAGACGCCACAGTTATTGCGTTTAGTTGTCCAATGTTTACGTCAATATTTGCTTGGATATTTCTCAAGGAAAAGTATAGCCTTTGGGATGCTTTCTTCACGTTGTTCGCATTCGCCGGAGTGATCCTTATCGTCAGACCACCATTTTTATTTGGTTCCGACACTTCAGGGATGAGCAAAAACTATTCAGATCACATTAAGGGAACATTTGCCGCAATTGGACATGCCGTGCTATCTGCAATGACTCTGGTTATCTTAAGAAAAATGGGGAAATCCGTGGACTACTTCCTGAGCATTTGGTATTATGTCATACTTGGCCTTCTTGAGTGCATCATCATCCTCTTTGCCATAGGAGGGTGGAGTCTCCCTTACTGTGGGCTGGACAGGCTGTTTCTCATACTTATTGGACTCCTAGGCTTGGGGGGTCAGATATTTATCACTAAAGCAGTGCAAGTAGAAAAAGCAGGACCCGTAGCAATAATGAAGACAATGGATGTAGTCTTTGCTTTTATCTTCCAGATTGCTTTCTTTAATAATATACCAACCTGGTGGACAGTGGGTGGGGCTCTCTGTGTAGTAGCCAGTACTACCGGATCAACCATTCGTAGATGGATCCAAAGTTccaaatga